The nucleotide sequence TCTCTATCATGTCAAATCTCAAACAACAAAAAGAGAGTATGATGTCATATCAACAGAATCAGGTTGGATCTGCGGATGCCCTGACCACACTTATAGAAAGATTTGTTGCAAGCATATTCACGCAGTTGAATTTAGTATCAGGCTTCGAGAACAAGTGAGAAAAGAAAACGCAGTAACAATAGAGCAACTAAACGTTTCAGTTTGTCCTCATTGCAATTCTGATAAAATAGTAAAGCATGGAATAAGACACAATGAAAATTTTGATATTCAAAGATGGTTCTGCAATGAATGTAACAAGTGGTTTAGTTTCAATATTGGTTTTGAAAACATGCGAGCAAATTCACAGGCAGTAACATCAGCAATGCAACTCTACTTTACAGGCGAATCTCTAAGATCAATTCAAAAGTTCTTGAGATTGCAAGGTGTAAACGTATCACATCAGGCTATTTACAAATGGATTAAAAAATACACTAAACTCATGGAAAATTATCTATCAAAGATTACTCCACAAGTAGGCGACACATGGCGAGCCGATGAAGTCTGGGTTAAAGTAAAAGGCGATATGAAATACCTTTTTGCATTAATGGATGATGAGACTCGTTTTTGGATAGCAAAAGAGGTTGCAAATTCCAAAGAAAAGCATGATGCAAGTACGTTATTCAAACAGGCAAAAGAGGTAACTGGAACAAAGCCAAAGGTGATAATCACAGATGGATTGAGAAGCTATGCAGATGCGTATAACAAGGAATTTCGAACACAACAAAATCCTAGAACAGTTCACATAAAGCAAATTAGATTGCAAGGACAAAGGAACAATAACAAAATGGAAAGGCTAAATGGAGAGTTTAGAGATCGTGAGAAAGTAGTAAGGGGAATCAAGAAAGATGATTCTCCATTGATTTCAGGTTATCAAATTTATCACAATTACATTAGACCTCACATGGCATTAGACGGTAAGACGCCATCAGAAGTTTGCGGAATTACAATTCAAGGTAACGATAAATGGAAAACTTTGATTCAGAAGGCTAGCTTATGAATAATTATGTAAGGTTTGGATGGGCATTTTTGAGTGTAGGAGGCTTTATTTTATTTATTTTTTTGGTAAATGATCTTCCAAATGCATGTATCAATCCACCTCAGTCATCCTCTCATTTTCCTCCTGATACCAAAGCTCCAGTAGAAAGATGCTGGCTTATCTTTGCACATTTTCCAGAAATAATAATCAGTATTGCAATGATCATAACAGGAATTGTTTTAAGGTCAGTAGGTCGTAAGAAATGATATTGGATAGGTTATCAAATGAGCCGACAGTTGACACGATGAAAAAATCAGGGGATGTGCTGTCAAGTTGACAGAACCATAAAACAACAAGTTTAATAGGTACTCGTACCGTACCATACGGTAAGATGGATGAAGTAAGATTAGACAGTTTAGATGGGGTCGGCCCAGTAACTACCAAGAAGCTAAATGATGCAGGTATTCATAACATAATGGATCTGCTAGTGAGAGGTCCAGTGGATATAGCAGAGATCACTGGAATGGAATTTGATACTGCGGCAAAACTAGTAACCAAAGCAAGAGAGTCTCTTATTGAATCTGGACAACTTCAAAAAGAATTTGTTAGTGCTACTGAAATTTATAAAAGAAGACAGGATATTGGAAAGGTTTCTACTGATACAAATGCATTAGATATGTTATTTGACGGTGGAATTGAAACACAAGCTGTCACAGAAGTTTATGGTGAATTTGGTTCTGGAAAAACACAGTTTTGTCATACAATGTGCGTGAATGTTCAAAAACCAAAAGAAGAAGGCGGTCTAGATGGAGGAGTTTTGTATATTGATACTGAAAATACATTCAGACCTGAAAGAATTGTTTCTATTGCAAAAGCAAAAGGTCTTGATCCAGCAAAAGCATTAGATAGAATTATTGTTGCCAAAGCATACAATAGCTCACACCAAGAGCTAATAATGCAAGAAGCAGGCACAGTAATAGAAGAAAATAAAATTAAACTAATTGTAGTTGATTCCGCAGTAGGATTGTTTAGATCGGAATATCTGGGAAGAGGAACACTTTCTATTAGACAGCAAAGATTGAACAAATTCATGCATCTTCTAACAAGAACTGCTGAAACATACAATGTTGCTGCCATTGCAACAAACCAAGTAATGTCATCCCCAGATACATTCTTTGGTGACCCGACACGTCCAATTGGAGGAAACGTTGTTGCACATTCAAGCACATACAGGGTGTACTTTAAGAAATCTGGAAAGAAGAGGATTGCAAGAATGGTTGACAGTCCACATCATCCAGAACAAGAAGTAATATTCACTCTGACCGAAGCTGGTGTATCAGATCCAGAAGAAGAATCAAAGAAGAAAAAGAAAGACGAATCTGAGGAATAGACACACACCTCATTTTTCCTTGTTTTAAGGAATAGTACAGATGATTATCTATAATTAAGATCTAAACATGCCAAAATAACTAGTAAGTGTTAAATTATGGACAACTCAAGTCTTTACGAATATGACTACAAAGAAACCACATGGTCGTTCTCATGGATTCATGCACAAGTCACGTTCTGTCATGACCAAGGATAGAATAAGAGGAGTATCTTTCCTAATGAGAACATTTGTCAAAGGAGACAAGGCTCTTGTAATCATAGATCCTTCACAACACAAAGCATTGCCACATCGAAGATACCATGGCAAAGTTGGAACTATAACAAGTGTTGGACGCAGAGTTGTAACAATGGATGTTAAGCTAGGTAATAAAACAAAAACTCTCATAACAAGATTAGATCATATAAAACCATTTGGTGTATAAACATGGAAGAGATAAAAAAGAAACAACCAATTTCTGTATCTGAAGTTAAAGAAATTATGGAAAAATCTGATCCAGAATCTATGGATCAAATACAAAGATGGACATTTGACTATGTATCCAAATTTGCAAAAATTGACGGAAAGGCTGCAAAAAAACTCAAGCAACAACTTGTTAAAGAATGTGGAATTACAGAAGAGGAAGCAGTAGAAATTGTAAATAACCTCCCAAGTACAGAGGCAGAGTTACGTGCATTTACCTTTGGCTGGAAAAAACTAATTCTAGCAGAAACGCTAGAAAAAATGTTAAAAATTATCAAGGAGAACGTGTAAGTCCACTAAGGAGTAGATGTTCTTGGAAAGAACTCAACCTAGAAAATACGAAGAGTACGCATACGTTTTAGATTTTGTAATGCGAGGCAAATCTTCTACAGTACGAGGACGAGACGGAATCATAGTAACTGCACTAGGCGAAGAAAGATTAACAATTCTGGAATTACTTGCATTACCCAACTCTACGTTTGAGATTGGGGAAAGAGTGTACATTGGAAAAGAAGGACGTACAAAAATACTATCAGTTTTGGGTAGATTAGAATATAATGAAATATCGTCAGCCGCACAAAGCGAGCTTTCAGGCGTAGTAGAAAAAATTGTCATACAAAACGAACAACGATTTATAGACTATCTAAATAATGCACAACCACTTACTCCAAGGATCCATGCGCTAGAATTAATCCCAGGAATAGGAAAAACATACATGAAAACAATGCTTGCAGAAAGAGAAAAGAAAAAGTTTACCGACTTTAAGGACTTGCAAGACAGAGTAGGACTCAAAGAACCAATAAAGCAAATCGCAAAGAGAATACTTGAAGAAATTACTGGCGAGACCAGAATGAATCTCTTTGTGAGACGATGAAAAAGCGACAATTACTTGGACAACATTTTCTGGTTTCTCAATCAACTGCAAAATCTATTGTTGATTCTGCAGAAATAACAAAAAAAGATACAGTTCTTGAAATTGGCACCGGTAGAGGAATCATGATTCCACACTTGTGTCATGTGGCAAAAAAAGTGATATCTGTGGAAAAAGATAAGGAATTATATTCACAAGCATTAGAAAAGTTTGAGAATTTTCCTAATCTAACACTAAAACAAGGAGATGGTTTTAAGATGGATCTTGATTTTACAATTTTTGTATCAAATCTTCCATACTCTGAGAGCAGAAACGCCATAGAATGGTTAACTCAAAAAAAATTCTCTCATGGGATAATTATGGTACAAAAGGAATTTGCTGAAAAACTTGTAGCAAAGCCAGGAAGCAAAAACCACAAGGCAATAACCGTGATTGCAAATCATTGTACAGAAATTAAGCACATGATGGATGTGAAAAGATCCGATTTTTCCCCCCAGCCAAAGGTAGAATCTGTTATACTAAAATTGACTAAAAAACAACAGATCTCAAAAGACCTCATACATACAGTAAACAAGCTTTTTTCATACAGGAGAAAGACGCTCCATAATGTTGCTAAACAATTTGGAATTTTGGTTCACTCTGACAAAAGATTTGAAGACTTGACAAATGGTGAAATAATTGATCTTGCAAAACAAATCAATAAAAACTGAATATTATTCTCCAGCAGAGGATACGTTATTTTTTGCAAATCACATCCAAAATGAAAAAGGAAAATCTGCCCTTGACATTGGCACTGGTTCTGGATATCTTGCAAATATTTTATTGCCAAACTTTGAGGTTGTAATAGCAACTGACATTAGCTTTGATGCAACAAGGAAAGCTTACCAATTAATCCAAAATTGCATCTGTTGTAATTCTGCAGACCCGATTATTATGAAATTTGATCTTGTCATTTGCAACATGCCATATCTGCCCTCTGAAAAAATTATTGATCCAGCAGTTGATGGTCTAGGTGAGGGATTGGTAATTCCACTTCAAATAATAAAATCAGCAAAAAATGTCATAAAAAAAGGAGGCAAAATGATATACTTGACGTCATCACTTGCAAATCACAAAAAGTTATTGGAGAGGACTGAACATCTAGGATTTCATGCAAGGATAGTGGCAACAAAGAAAATGTTTTTTGAAGAATTGATCCTAGTTGAAGCCGTTTTAAAATGAGAATTATAATTATTCCATTAAATCATGATAGCATTTTAATGAGACTTTACATCAAATAATACCATGAAAGCTACTTTTGGAGCAGGCTGCTTTTGGCATGTTGAAGCATTATTTCGACAGGTAAAAGGAGTAAAATCCACAACAGTAGGATATCTTGGAGGTTCTCTCAAAGATCCAACCTATGAAGATGTGTGCTCTGGGCAAACTGGACATGCTGAAGTAGTTCAAATAGAATATGACCCAAACATGGTATCATATAATGATCTTCTTACAGTCTTTTGGAATAACCATGACCCAACCACATTAAACAGACAAGGTCCAGATGTAGGAGATCAATATAGATCTGCTATATTTTTCTACGATGCAGAACAAGAAGAAACTGCAAAAATTTCAAAGGAAAAATTACAAAACTCTGACAAATTCAAGGGAAGGAAAATTGTTACTGAAATCATACCTGCATCTTCGTTTTACAAAGCGGAAGATTATCATCAGCAATATTTTGAAAAGTGCGGACTACATTAAACAAACTCGATTTTCATTATTGATAATATTTTATTTTCTCAGTTTTTGTGATGCTGTTTGTGCTATGACTTCGGCCATCTTTGAGGTTGTGGCATTACCGCCAATATCAAAGGTAACGTACTTGCCTTCGTTGATTACTTGTTCTGTTGCAGAAAATATTGCTTCTTTTATTTGAGATTCTCCCAAATATTCAAGCATCCATGCACCAGATAAGATAGCGGCAGTTGGGTTTACTTTGTTTTGACCCTTAAATGAAGGTGCACTTCCATGTGCTGCCTCAAACATGGCATAAGAGTCTCCCATGTTTGCAGAATAAACTAATCCTATGGAACCAATTATTCCAGAGGCCAATTCTGATATTATATCCATAAACAAGTTTGTACTTATTAGAACAGAACCGTTGAACTGTTCAGGTTTTATCACTAGCTGCTGGGTCATGTTGTCAATGTACAACTCCTCAACATTAATTCCAGGATTTGCTCTTGCTGCTTTTTCAACTTCCTCCCAAAACATTCCATCCGTAACTTTGAGAATATTTCTCTTTGTGATTGCTACAATCTTTTTCAAATTATATTGTTTTGCCCATGAAAATGCCGAGTTTATGAATCGACTACTTCCATGACGCGTTATTTTTCTAATTGCTATTGCTGCCTCTTCAGATATCTTGAACTCTATTCCTGTGTACAAGCCCTCCGTAGCTTCCCTAAAACATACAAAATTCAGTTCTTTGGTTGGTGATAATCTCTGGTATGTTTTGATCGGTCTGATGTTGGAGTATAGTTCAAATTTTTGCCTAAGAGTGACTGCTACACTTCTTGGTGCATTTGGTATTGGAATTGTTGTAGTGGGACCTTTAAAACATGCGTTAGTTTCTCCAAGTAATTTCATGGTGGAATCTGGAATGTATGTCACATCCCGACGAGCATTTTTTTCCCACTGTTCAGATCCTGCTTCACACAAGATTAATTCAGTTTGGGTATTGCATGATTTTAGTACATGTAACATTGCATCAACAATTTCAGGACCTATTCCATCTCCTTTCATTACTGAAGCTCTTTTTCCCAAAACATGCGAAATTGCAGATCCAGTATATTTAACTCTAACTAGAAATTTTCATAACTCTAGTCAGGTCAATTAATTTTAAAACAAAAGCTAATCCTTAAACAATGATTTAACATTGGTAAATTCAATATGAAAATAGTACAAATTTCAGATATTCATGTTGGTTCCCAATTCCAAGAAGAAGTTTTTGATACTGTGGTAGATGAGGTAAATGAACTGGCGCCTTCTGCCATACTTGTAACTGGAGATCTTACCAATGAGGGATTACTCAAAGAATATGAAAAATGCAAAGTAAAGTTCTCAAAGTTTGATGCAGAAAAAATCATTACAATTAGCGGTAATCATGATTATAGAAACACTGGATATCTATTATTCAAAAAATACTTTCCATTTGATGCAGTAAACGAG is from Nitrosopumilaceae archaeon and encodes:
- a CDS encoding DDE-type integrase/transposase/recombinase; this encodes MKSLTNNRQEKGKEIALNPNVQILRISDNLYHVKSQTTKREYDVISTESGWICGCPDHTYRKICCKHIHAVEFSIRLREQVRKENAVTIEQLNVSVCPHCNSDKIVKHGIRHNENFDIQRWFCNECNKWFSFNIGFENMRANSQAVTSAMQLYFTGESLRSIQKFLRLQGVNVSHQAIYKWIKKYTKLMENYLSKITPQVGDTWRADEVWVKVKGDMKYLFALMDDETRFWIAKEVANSKEKHDASTLFKQAKEVTGTKPKVIITDGLRSYADAYNKEFRTQQNPRTVHIKQIRLQGQRNNNKMERLNGEFRDREKVVRGIKKDDSPLISGYQIYHNYIRPHMALDGKTPSEVCGITIQGNDKWKTLIQKASL
- the radA gene encoding DNA repair and recombination protein RadA — translated: MDEVRLDSLDGVGPVTTKKLNDAGIHNIMDLLVRGPVDIAEITGMEFDTAAKLVTKARESLIESGQLQKEFVSATEIYKRRQDIGKVSTDTNALDMLFDGGIETQAVTEVYGEFGSGKTQFCHTMCVNVQKPKEEGGLDGGVLYIDTENTFRPERIVSIAKAKGLDPAKALDRIIVAKAYNSSHQELIMQEAGTVIEENKIKLIVVDSAVGLFRSEYLGRGTLSIRQQRLNKFMHLLTRTAETYNVAAIATNQVMSSPDTFFGDPTRPIGGNVVAHSSTYRVYFKKSGKKRIARMVDSPHHPEQEVIFTLTEAGVSDPEEESKKKKKDESEE
- a CDS encoding 50S ribosomal protein L21, which gives rise to MTTKKPHGRSHGFMHKSRSVMTKDRIRGVSFLMRTFVKGDKALVIIDPSQHKALPHRRYHGKVGTITSVGRRVVTMDVKLGNKTKTLITRLDHIKPFGV
- a CDS encoding RNA polymerase Rpb4; the protein is MEEIKKKQPISVSEVKEIMEKSDPESMDQIQRWTFDYVSKFAKIDGKAAKKLKQQLVKECGITEEEAVEIVNNLPSTEAELRAFTFGWKKLILAETLEKMLKIIKENV
- a CDS encoding DUF655 domain-containing protein, which encodes MFLERTQPRKYEEYAYVLDFVMRGKSSTVRGRDGIIVTALGEERLTILELLALPNSTFEIGERVYIGKEGRTKILSVLGRLEYNEISSAAQSELSGVVEKIVIQNEQRFIDYLNNAQPLTPRIHALELIPGIGKTYMKTMLAEREKKKFTDFKDLQDRVGLKEPIKQIAKRILEEITGETRMNLFVRR
- the rsmA gene encoding 16S rRNA (adenine(1518)-N(6)/adenine(1519)-N(6))-dimethyltransferase RsmA, translating into MKKRQLLGQHFLVSQSTAKSIVDSAEITKKDTVLEIGTGRGIMIPHLCHVAKKVISVEKDKELYSQALEKFENFPNLTLKQGDGFKMDLDFTIFVSNLPYSESRNAIEWLTQKKFSHGIIMVQKEFAEKLVAKPGSKNHKAITVIANHCTEIKHMMDVKRSDFSPQPKVESVILKLTKKQQISKDLIHTVNKLFSYRRKTLHNVAKQFGILVHSDKRFEDLTNGEIIDLAKQINKN
- a CDS encoding HemK2/MTQ2 family protein methyltransferase — protein: MQNKSIKTEYYSPAEDTLFFANHIQNEKGKSALDIGTGSGYLANILLPNFEVVIATDISFDATRKAYQLIQNCICCNSADPIIMKFDLVICNMPYLPSEKIIDPAVDGLGEGLVIPLQIIKSAKNVIKKGGKMIYLTSSLANHKKLLERTEHLGFHARIVATKKMFFEELILVEAVLK
- the msrA gene encoding peptide-methionine (S)-S-oxide reductase MsrA, with amino-acid sequence MKATFGAGCFWHVEALFRQVKGVKSTTVGYLGGSLKDPTYEDVCSGQTGHAEVVQIEYDPNMVSYNDLLTVFWNNHDPTTLNRQGPDVGDQYRSAIFFYDAEQEETAKISKEKLQNSDKFKGRKIVTEIIPASSFYKAEDYHQQYFEKCGLH
- a CDS encoding isocitrate/isopropylmalate family dehydrogenase; the protein is MGKRASVMKGDGIGPEIVDAMLHVLKSCNTQTELILCEAGSEQWEKNARRDVTYIPDSTMKLLGETNACFKGPTTTIPIPNAPRSVAVTLRQKFELYSNIRPIKTYQRLSPTKELNFVCFREATEGLYTGIEFKISEEAAIAIRKITRHGSSRFINSAFSWAKQYNLKKIVAITKRNILKVTDGMFWEEVEKAARANPGINVEELYIDNMTQQLVIKPEQFNGSVLISTNLFMDIISELASGIIGSIGLVYSANMGDSYAMFEAAHGSAPSFKGQNKVNPTAAILSGAWMLEYLGESQIKEAIFSATEQVINEGKYVTFDIGGNATTSKMAEVIAQTASQKLRK